In Mycetocola zhujimingii, one DNA window encodes the following:
- the pgsA gene encoding CDP-diacylglycerol--glycerol-3-phosphate 3-phosphatidyltransferase, whose translation MAIPATPPNGSARPTRSANLNVPNAITIVRILAAPVFIWMLLADNGEDGGLRWAAAILFIVAIATDWVDGAIARKHGLITDLGKLLDPIADKVLTGGALVALSILGELPWWVTILVLVREIGITVHRMIVATDHVVAAAWMGKLKTVAQSIAISFALVPLNTIFGDWIFWVNGVLMTIAVLLTVASGIDYVITELKARRAR comes from the coding sequence ATGGCCATTCCGGCCACACCACCGAACGGATCAGCGAGGCCGACCCGATCGGCGAATCTCAACGTTCCGAACGCGATCACCATCGTCCGAATCCTGGCCGCTCCGGTCTTCATCTGGATGCTGCTCGCCGACAACGGCGAAGACGGCGGCCTGCGCTGGGCGGCTGCGATCCTGTTCATCGTTGCGATCGCGACCGACTGGGTCGATGGCGCCATCGCACGAAAGCACGGTCTGATCACCGACCTTGGTAAGCTCCTCGACCCGATCGCCGACAAGGTCCTCACGGGCGGCGCGCTCGTCGCTCTCTCCATCCTCGGTGAACTGCCCTGGTGGGTCACCATCCTCGTGCTCGTCCGTGAAATCGGCATCACCGTGCACCGGATGATCGTGGCGACAGACCACGTCGTCGCTGCGGCGTGGATGGGAAAGCTCAAGACCGTCGCGCAGTCCATCGCGATTTCGTTTGCCCTGGTTCCGCTCAACACGATCTTCGGTGACTGGATCTTCTGGGTGAACGGGGTCCTCATGACCATCGCCGTGCTGCTCACTGTCGCGAGTGGCATCGACTATGTGATCACCGAGCTCAAGGCGCGGCGGGCGCGATGA
- a CDS encoding CinA family protein codes for MTSEAPATADATAALIARLAERGLTVAVAESLTGGLLVAELIRPPGASAVVFGGVVAYATELKRTVLGVDGEMLAQFGPVDPEVARQMASGVRTALAVDGRVADIGISTTGVAGPDPQGGKAPGTVYVGLSTKDGARALELQLDGDRTTIRNATVAAAIALIGDAEKSTTSPVADL; via the coding sequence ATGACGTCCGAAGCTCCGGCGACCGCTGACGCGACCGCGGCGCTCATCGCCCGGCTCGCTGAGCGCGGCCTCACGGTGGCTGTTGCCGAGTCGCTGACCGGCGGACTTCTCGTCGCCGAACTCATCAGGCCGCCCGGTGCGTCCGCCGTCGTGTTCGGCGGAGTTGTCGCATACGCCACGGAGCTGAAACGCACCGTTCTCGGGGTGGACGGCGAGATGCTCGCCCAGTTCGGGCCGGTGGATCCGGAGGTAGCCCGCCAGATGGCATCCGGTGTGCGAACCGCGCTCGCGGTCGACGGACGAGTCGCCGACATCGGAATTTCCACCACGGGCGTAGCCGGGCCTGACCCTCAGGGCGGGAAGGCACCTGGAACGGTTTACGTCGGCCTGTCGACGAAGGACGGCGCGCGGGCGCTCGAACTGCAGCTCGACGGTGACAGGACCACGATCCGGAATGCGACGGTTGCTGCCGCAATCGCACTGATCGGAGACGCAGAGAAGAGTACAACGTCACCTGTCGCGGACCTGTGA
- a CDS encoding helix-turn-helix domain-containing protein gives MILVRQEIGDVLRDFRLQKGRTLRQVASKASVALGYLSEVERGQKEASSEILASVADALDTPISVIMREVGDRLAVIEGIAPIPDTVPDEFVAELDADLVAR, from the coding sequence ATGATTCTCGTACGTCAGGAAATCGGTGACGTGTTGCGCGACTTTCGGCTGCAAAAGGGGCGGACTCTTCGCCAGGTTGCAAGCAAGGCAAGCGTTGCACTCGGTTACCTCAGTGAGGTGGAGCGCGGCCAGAAGGAAGCATCGAGCGAGATCCTCGCTTCGGTCGCAGACGCACTGGACACTCCGATCTCAGTCATCATGCGCGAAGTCGGTGACCGGCTCGCCGTCATCGAGGGGATCGCGCCGATCCCAGACACGGTTCCCGACGAGTTCGTTGCAGAACTCGACGCGGATCTGGTTGCCCGCTGA